Genomic segment of Gloeocapsa sp. PCC 7428:
GCAACCTCAAGATATCACAGCGTCTAACTCAACGAACTTACAGCAGACGTCGTTAGGTCATGTTGAGGTAGCTGTTCAAATGTTTCGCGGTATTCCTGTTCAAGTCCGCGCGATCGCATCTGATGGTCAACAAGCACGAGTCGCATTACCAGAACGATTTAACCAAGCACTCCAACGAGTAATTAGTGCGACAGGAGCAAATTATATCGCCGAGCGAAGCTGGAACCCGTATCAGTCTCCGGCTGGTGCTCCAAATGAAGTGGCGCAACTCGTTGCAGACGAAATTGCCAGTCTTATAGACGAAGATGAGTTAGCTCGAATTGAAACAGCTGCTATTGCTAATTCGCATAAGTTTGAGCCAACAAATCAGCAATCCTTACAGCAAGAGCTTTTAGCTGACTTGCAGCATCCGAACTGGAAACAGCGACTCAAGGCGCTGCAACAAATTGAAGTCACTTCTGAAACATTTTCTCAAATTGTAGCTTTACTCGATGACGAACAGAGTACGATTCGGCGCTGGGCGGCGGCGCTTTTGGGTGCGAGTAGTATGGCAATTGCCATTGAGCCGCTTTGTCGTGTTATTCTGACAGATTCATCGGCGATTGTTCGTCGCACTGCTGGGGATGCATTAAACGATTTGGGGGATGACAGTGCGATCGCAACAATGTGCCAAGCTTTAGCCGATCCCTCAAAGTTAGTTCGTTGGCGAGCCGCTCGCTTTTTGAATGAAATGGGCGATCAAAGCGCTGTTGATGCCTTACGCCGTGCTGTCGAGTGCGAAGCTGAATTTGACGTTCGGATCGAAATGATGGCAGCGTTGGAGCGGATAGAGGGCGGTGGTGAAACTCAACTACCAATGTGGCAGCGAATCACCCAAGGTGGGCTAACGGAATGACCTTTTGCATGAATCTCAGACGCCCTTCGATTGAAATCGGGGCTACTCAAGCAAACTGTACCTTCGTACACTGAAGTCCACGAAGGTGTACAGCGTTTTAGCTGCAAATTCATCGCTGCCTCAATTAGCTTTTAACGTTAACCTCCGACCTCTAATTCCTGACCTTTGCTTGGAGTGTGCGCAGGCACACTTTGTTTATCAAGCCCTAGACTTTAGCCTGTGGGCTTAAATTCATGCACCGCAATTACTTACGCAACGCTTGCGCCGTTTTCTCGCCATC
This window contains:
- a CDS encoding virulence factor gives rise to the protein MQLLSIETTPSPSCIKLNLNESISTKALTLQQGVDQKDTPVLAQQLLTIENIQSVFLFKDFITLTRKGNADWQPILTQAVRIIGVAKDADAKLLADVAQPQDITASNSTNLQQTSLGHVEVAVQMFRGIPVQVRAIASDGQQARVALPERFNQALQRVISATGANYIAERSWNPYQSPAGAPNEVAQLVADEIASLIDEDELARIETAAIANSHKFEPTNQQSLQQELLADLQHPNWKQRLKALQQIEVTSETFSQIVALLDDEQSTIRRWAAALLGASSMAIAIEPLCRVILTDSSAIVRRTAGDALNDLGDDSAIATMCQALADPSKLVRWRAARFLNEMGDQSAVDALRRAVECEAEFDVRIEMMAALERIEGGGETQLPMWQRITQGGLTE